A window from Agelaius phoeniceus isolate bAgePho1 chromosome 13, bAgePho1.hap1, whole genome shotgun sequence encodes these proteins:
- the LOC143695149 gene encoding uncharacterized protein LOC143695149 isoform X2 has protein sequence MSAAVPCRESTAFPFTLLPLLQLLFWSQGTQGKVSSLFWSSGEGQQPVLESGSSGKVSSLFWSQGAQGKVSSLSWSQGAQGRSAALSGVRELREGQQSVLESGSSGKVSSLFWSSGEGQQSVLESGSSGKVSSSYSGFRELRGRSAVCSGAQGKVSSLFWSSGEGQQPVLELRGRSAACSGAQGRSGKASSPWCLSQGSLQAGAAVCFCPVPAEGPVGSAVPASPCPSHGGWGGDCSVWPGEAACSSLLRFLLPASVGYFWLQCVVCLSASPCCQERCHTWDETHPSCCCWHTVCWWSTWKGSFLQHPGRCSV, from the exons ATgtcagcagctgtgccctgcagggagagcacagcctttcctttcaccttgctgcccctgctgcaACTCCTGTTCTGGAGTCAGGGAACTCAGGGGAAGGTCAGCAGCCTGTTCTGGAGCTCAGGGGAAGGTCAGCAGCCTGTCCTGGAGTcagggagctcagggaaggTCAGCAGCCTGTTCTGGAGTCAGGGAGCTCAGGGGAAGGTCAGCAGCCTGTCCTGGAGTcagggagctcagggaaggTCAGCAGCCCTTTCTGGAGTcagggagctcagggaaggTCAGCAGTCTGTTCTGGAGTcagggagctcagggaaggTCAGCAGCCTGTTCTGGAGCTCAGGGGAAGGTCAGCAGTCTGTTCTGGAGTcagggagctcagggaaggTTAGCAGCTCCTATTCTGGATTTAGGGAACTCAGGGGAAGGTCAGCAGTCTGTTCTGGAGCTCAAGGGAAGGTCAGCAGCCTGTTCTGGAGCTCAGGGGAAGGTCAGCAGCCTGTTCTGGAGCTCAGGGGAAG gtCAGCAGCCTGTTCTGGAGCTCAGGGAAGATCAGGGAAGGCCAGCAGCCCGtggtgcctgtcccagggcagcctccaggcaggagctgctgtctgtttctgccctgtgcctgcagagggGCCCGTGGGCAGTGCTGTCCCCGCCTCCCCCTGCCCGAGTCAcgggggatggggaggggattGTTCGGTCTGGCCTGGAgaggctgcctgcagctctctgctccgtttcctgctgccagccagcGTGGGTTATTTTTGGCTGCAGTGTGTGGTGTGCCTTTCTGCTTCCCCGTGCTGCCAGGAGCGGTGCCACACATGGGATGAGAcccatccctcctgctgctgctggcacacgGTGTGCTGGTGGAGCACTTGGAAAGGTTCCTTTCTCCAGCACCCAGGAAGGTGTTCTGTGTGA
- the LOC143695149 gene encoding uncharacterized protein LOC143695149 isoform X3 translates to MSAAVPCRESTAFPFTLLPLLQLLFWSQGTQGKVSSLFWSSGEGQQPVLESGSSGKVSSLFWSQGAQGKVSSLFWSQGAQGRLAAPILDLGNSGEGQQSVLELKGRSAACSGAQGKVSSLFWSSGEGQQSVLESGSSGKVSSSYSGFWELRERSAVCSGAQGRSAACSGAQGRSGKASSPWCLSQGSLQAGAAVCFCPVPAEGPVGSAVPASPCPSHGGWGGDCSVWPGEAACSSLLRFLLPASVGYFWLQCVVCLSASPCCQERCHTWDETHPSCCCWHTVCWWSTWKGSFLQHPGRCSV, encoded by the exons ATgtcagcagctgtgccctgcagggagagcacagcctttcctttcaccttgctgcccctgctgcaACTCCTGTTCTGGAGTCAGGGAACTCAGGGGAAGGTCAGCAGCCTGTTCTGGAGCTCAGGGGAAGGTCAGCAGCCTGTCCTGGAGTcagggagctcagggaaggTCAGCAGCCTGTTCTGGAGTCAGGGAGCTCAGGGGAAG GTCAGCAGTCTGTTCTGGAGTcagggagctcagggaaggTTAGCAGCTCCTATTCTGGATTTAGGGAACTCAGGGGAAGGTCAGCAGTCTGTTCTGGAGCTCAAGGGAAGGTCAGCAGCCTGTTCTGGAGCTCAGGGGAAGGTCAGCAGCCTGTTCTGGAGCTCAGGGGAAGGTCAGCAGTCTGTTCTGGAGTcagggagctcagggaaggTTAGCAGCTCCTATTCTGGATTTTGGGAACTCAGGGAAAGGTCAGCAGTCTGTtctggagctcagggaaggtCAGCAGCCTGTTCTGGAGCTCAGGGAAGATCAGGGAAGGCCAGCAGCCCGtggtgcctgtcccagggcagcctccaggcaggagctgctgtctgtttctgccctgtgcctgcagagggGCCCGTGGGCAGTGCTGTCCCCGCCTCCCCCTGCCCGAGTCAcgggggatggggaggggattGTTCGGTCTGGCCTGGAgaggctgcctgcagctctctgctccgtttcctgctgccagccagcGTGGGTTATTTTTGGCTGCAGTGTGTGGTGTGCCTTTCTGCTTCCCCGTGCTGCCAGGAGCGGTGCCACACATGGGATGAGAcccatccctcctgctgctgctggcacacgGTGTGCTGGTGGAGCACTTGGAAAGGTTCCTTTCTCCAGCACCCAGGAAGGTGTTCTGTGTGA
- the LOC143695149 gene encoding uncharacterized protein LOC143695149 isoform X1 yields MSAAVPCRESTAFPFTLLPLLQLLFWSQGTQGKVSSLFWSSGEGQQPVLESGSSGKVSSLFWSQGAQGKVSSLSWSQGAQGRSAALSGVRELREGQQSVLESGSSGKVSSLFWSSGEGQQSVLESGSSGKVSSSYSGFRELRGRSAACSGAQGKVSSLFWSSGEGQQSVLESGSSGKVSSSYSGFWELRERSAVCSGAQGRSAACSGAQGRSGKASSPWCLSQGSLQAGAAVCFCPVPAEGPVGSAVPASPCPSHGGWGGDCSVWPGEAACSSLLRFLLPASVGYFWLQCVVCLSASPCCQERCHTWDETHPSCCCWHTVCWWSTWKGSFLQHPGRCSV; encoded by the exons ATgtcagcagctgtgccctgcagggagagcacagcctttcctttcaccttgctgcccctgctgcaACTCCTGTTCTGGAGTCAGGGAACTCAGGGGAAGGTCAGCAGCCTGTTCTGGAGCTCAGGGGAAGGTCAGCAGCCTGTCCTGGAGTcagggagctcagggaaggTCAGCAGCCTGTTCTGGAGTCAGGGAGCTCAGGGGAAGGTCAGCAGCCTGTCCTGGAGTcagggagctcagggaaggTCAGCAGCCCTTTCTGGAGTcagggagctcagggaaggTCAGCAGTCTGTTCTGGAGTcagggagctcagggaaggTCAGCAGCCTGTTCTGGAGCTCAGGGGAAGGTCAGCAGTCTGTTCTGGAGTcagggagctcagggaaggTTAGCAGCTCCTATTCTGGATTTAGGGAACTCAGGGGAAG GTCAGCAGCCTGTTCTGGAGCTCAGGGGAAGGTCAGCAGCCTGTTCTGGAGCTCAGGGGAAGGTCAGCAGTCTGTTCTGGAGTcagggagctcagggaaggTTAGCAGCTCCTATTCTGGATTTTGGGAACTCAGGGAAAGGTCAGCAGTCTGTtctggagctcagggaaggtCAGCAGCCTGTTCTGGAGCTCAGGGAAGATCAGGGAAGGCCAGCAGCCCGtggtgcctgtcccagggcagcctccaggcaggagctgctgtctgtttctgccctgtgcctgcagagggGCCCGTGGGCAGTGCTGTCCCCGCCTCCCCCTGCCCGAGTCAcgggggatggggaggggattGTTCGGTCTGGCCTGGAgaggctgcctgcagctctctgctccgtttcctgctgccagccagcGTGGGTTATTTTTGGCTGCAGTGTGTGGTGTGCCTTTCTGCTTCCCCGTGCTGCCAGGAGCGGTGCCACACATGGGATGAGAcccatccctcctgctgctgctggcacacgGTGTGCTGGTGGAGCACTTGGAAAGGTTCCTTTCTCCAGCACCCAGGAAGGTGTTCTGTGTGA